GCCTGCGGTGGCAAAATCACGAGAGGTCCGTTCCCTCCTCCGCATCACGTGCCTCCCACGGCTCAGCCCCCACGTCCCACGGTTTGGCCGACCTAACGCTATCAGCCGTTTACCCTTCCAGCCTGCAGGAGCTCTGTCACCAGCGGCCAGCCCATCTGGCTCTCAAGGACACTcgggacacagcagggacagcgAAGCTTTCAGAGCAGACGGACGATGAGCTCCACGCTGAagctggtggtggcaggggcGGCCAGCGATGTTGCCTGCTCGAGCTATGGGATCgctttcttcaggttttgttctccattttgctgaaaaatattagTTGTCTTCTTAATTTAGTTTAGGGCAATCCCAgacacattttcttccttctccccgaGCTGCTTCCATGCTGGGGAATTAGTTATTCGCCAAGCCGGAGCTCTGCCCCCGGCACCCACGCTCAGCTCTGCAGTGCATCTCCAACGCTGCCGGCTGCCTCCGGCCCACGGGCTCCTTCAcgctgccccacgcctgccccacgGCCGAAATCAGCCAGCCGTGAAGACCTCGGccaattttcatagaatcacagaatcgcttaggttggaaaagacctttaagacaatccagtccaaccgttaacccagcactgccaaggccaccgctaaaccatgtccctaagcaccacatctacacgtcttttagatacctccagggatggggactccaccacttccctgggcagcctggtccagtgcTTGGCAACCCTTTCGGGGAAGAGGTGCTTAGTCCCTCCACAGGATCCCAAGGGTGCGCCCGGCCGCGGTGCCAGTGCAGTGCTCGTTTCTTCCCGTCCCGCTGCCCGTGCcaggctgcctgctcctgcctgcacctcgAGGGGGGCAAGATGCATTCTGGGGGCTCGATAGGGATGGGCTGACGGCGTCAGGACGTGACGCCCTCTGGGGATTTGCAGCCATGTGTCTGCCTGAAAAAGCTTGGGCTCGTTCTGAATCAGCCTGGCCTGAGCGTGCCTTTACGCTGGAGCCCGATGCCCACCCAGCTTCACAGGACGGTGGCTTCAGCCACcgctgcagagcagggaagcagcagccgcTGGGGATACAGCACCCCGCGCTACCCACGGGGGCCCGGCCGCAGGATTGCAAGCCGGGACGGGCACACTTATGGGAACAGCGGTTTTGCCCTGCTGCTGCCAAGAAGCCCACACGCACGTGGTGATACTCTTACTCCATTCCCAAGGGATCTGGGGTAAAACCaggtcccagagcagccccaCCCAGGCAGCATTGCAACCCTCCTGGCAGTGACAGCTGAAAACCCATTTCTTTTGGGCTTTCTGCATTGCTGGGCCTGAATCAAGCGGTGCAGAGCTCTTTGGCTTCAGCACAGGAAAGCACTCAGCTGTATTCTTGCCCTACAGCATGTGAAAATCCCCATTTTTATCGATGCAGCTTCTCACTTCTTGAACTTTGAACATGTGGACTTGAGGCCAGCAGGCTTCTTGCTTTGCCCAGGAGGGACACCCCAATGCCCCGGGTGACACGAGCATTCACAGCTAGCCCGAGCCGACTGAGGAGAGCGGCTGGGGTGCAAAGCATAGAATTACAAGGGTAAATATTTATTCACGCACCTGTGGTGTCCCAGCCAAATCAGGGCACCCGAATGTGGTTTTACAcagggttcttatacccttcaaGCTTTCAGGTACAACACGATTGGACCTATCACTAACACCCACGCTACCAATTGCTAATCAcagtaaaactttgcaaagccACTCGATTCCTGCAGCATTCTTGCCGCTTTTCTATTGATCCAGGCGTCCCTGGAGTCGCTCGAGTTACTGATCTGTGACACCAGGCAGtgctgggagggtttcaaagaTGCGCCAGAGGGGCTGGCATGCTGGTGTTGCCTTGGTTGACTAGGGGTATCCCTTATCCTTCATGGGCAGCTCTAAGCTTCCCAGAAGCAAAGTCCTTCTTTCCAGGGCCGGGCCGTCCTTTCGTTTGTTTTGCTTAAGCATGAACAATCCCAAAGCCTCCCGTCAAATTCCACTACCTCGTAAACTAACACACATTAACAAAGTTAATGCACTTCCATGCTGTAAGGACTGGCGGCTGCAGCAGCGAGGGAAGGGGATCCGGGACCCCTCCGGGGGTCGGTTCGCgcagggggcagcaggaggggctccgTTTCGGGCTGGCACCATCCAGACCCGGAGGGTCTCTCGGGAGGGCAGGCGCCTCCGCAgcctcccgccgcccgctccgcctcCCGCGGGGCTCTGGCCCCCTCCtgcggccgggcgcggggctgcggggggggcggcgggcggtcCCGCCTCCGGTGggctccggcagccccgggggggggggctctccGCCCGCTTGACCGAGCAGCTCCTCCACCCCCGCACCGGCCCGCTCTGCCCCCACGGCGCTCCCTCCTCCCTCAGCCGGTGCCCAGTGGCCGCCGGCTCCCTGCTGCCCGGCCCCCGGGGCCCGCcaggccggggcgggaggggccgcccccggcccgcccccgcgctcGGCCCTACATAGGCGGCGGCGCCCACCCCACCCGGTTCCGCCATGGCTGCGGCGCTTCGGCTCTGCGCCgcgctggccctggccctgctgcccgccgccgccgcgcaggacGTGGCGGGAGGTAAGCGCGGCCCCGGGCTGGGCGCTGGCGGGgtcccggcccggctcccccggTCCCAGCGGGGTGGGTGTCCGTGCCGGCTGCGTGACACCGCCCCGGCGCTCCCTCCCCGTGGGGACCGGCGGCTCCGAGCCCTGTGATCGGCTGAGACCTGCGGTCCCGGCGCTGCTGGGTGCTCCCCCCGCGCCGCAGGGGATGGCGGCCTGGCAGAAGTGCTCCTCGCAGAGCACCCAAAAATCGTGGCTTTGCAGTTACTTCGGACCCCACTTTTGCGGGACGCGCGGTGCGTGAAGCAGCCTGGCGCAGGCTGTCGCCCCGTGGGCTGCGCCCCGGGCGTGTGCTGGGCACGGGGTGGCCTCTGGCCAGAGCCCTGTGGCCACTCAGGATGGCGACGGGCCATGGGAGCTGGAAGGGCAGGTCCCATCCCTGCTGGGAGCTCCGCAGGGTGCGATCCTGCGCAGCACAGGGCTCCGGCGCGTCCCTCTGAGGTCTGGAAGATGGGGTGCTGGCAGAGGGGCTTCACTTGCCGCTTTTCCAGCTGCCACTGCAATGTAGGTGGGCGTTTAGTGATGCTGAGAGCTCGGCCAGGTCTCAGCGGGAGTTGGGTACCTGTCCTGGGCAGGGGGACTCGCTGGGCAGCCAGGCCCCCGCCGATGGAGATCCTCCTTCAGGACAGGGGAGACGGGCTGGGGGAGCCTCAGGCTCTTCAGACCAGGAAGAAGATGGGTGCCGTCAGATCTGGGTGAGGAGCAGCGGGTGGCCGACTGCTTCTTCTTGGTGGGTGGAGGAGGTAGTAGAGCACCATGGGTGCCGTGCCAGGTAGAGAAGAAGCTCTAGCAAAGGGTGGGGACAGCCCCCTTCAGGGGTGTCCCACGAAGTCTGCCCACTCTTCTGGGCGAGGAACTGTTCTCCACGTGATGACCAGCCGTCTGATGGCTGCGTGGTGGCTCTGGCTGGGAGGAGAGTGAGGACCAGCATGTGTTTTGCTGTCTTCCTTCCACCCCAAGCCGTTCACTTCTTTTGTAGCCAAGTGGCAAAAGCGTTATCCAGGAAGCTTCTAGCACAGCAAGAGCTGCTCTCCCACCTCTGTCCCCGAGGACTGCGGTGCTTCCCTGCCATCCTGTGTGAGTGGGCAGGTCCCCTGAGATCAGGCGTTTGGACAAAACCCCAATCCTGCAGGGCTGTACGGTCCTGGAAATGGCCCATTCCCATACAGCCCTAAGAGGGTGGCTTTGGCTTGATTGCTCAGAGGATGAAGCCCAGCTGGGGGTGCCAGGAgaggggacaccccaggggaAAGCGGAGCGTCAGTAGGAAGCCTGGTTAAAGCCGCCGGCTCTCCTTTTGCCCACTGATAGCCTCCTGCAGTGCAAAAGGGCTGTTCCGTGACTCCTCGTAAGCAAACAGTCTCGGGGACAGTACAGGCGCTGTGATGCTTTTCCGGCTTCGGTTGGAGAAACGGGGAAGATGCAGCTTCCTAGAGTGTTTAAAATCTACAATCTCAGCCTCTCCGGGCAGTGTGTAAACACCCTTATCTGAGCTATGTTAATGAATTGCCCAGTTGTTTGGAGGGCTGTGCAGAGCATGTGACTCTTGACAGTGGGCCACAGCTGAGGGCTCCtgccagctggagagagaaaatgcagctttgctgCTTGAGTGTGGAAAACAAGCACCTCTGGGActgattttttcctcattaaGGTGCTGCGAAGCAGTGATCCTTCTTCCACCAGTTACTGAGTAGTCAGGCAAATTAGTTTGcgcttggtttttttaaaccacagtCAAGCAAGCTGATGCTTAGAGTCTTTAGGCAGGGGTGAGGTTTAGATGGCTGATCCTCAAGGACTGGCAAACCACCCTTCCTGAGGATCTGGGGGAGCATACCAGTGAAACGGCTGGCGAGTATCCTGTAGGAAGACTCTTCCGAAGAGCTAGCGCTGCTGGGAACTGCAGGCAAGCCCAGGAAGGCAGCTGGACTGGGCCACCTTGTCCTGAGTTCAGACCTGATCCGTTCCCCCCGCCCAGCTGACCTGCATCCCCTGGGGATGCCGTCGTTTGCGGTGGCACTGGTGCCGAGAGCCGCCCGTGTTTATAGGGCAGGGGTCTTCCTCTGCCAAATGGGGGTGGAAACAGGTTCTGGGCACAGATTTTGGCTGTGGTGCTGCTCCTGTCACCTGGAGAGTTTCCTGCTGAAGCAGGGTTTGGATGAATTGGCTGGGGCAGGGTACAGCCCTCATGTGCAGTGGGAGGGTACGGGCTCCCGCAGGGACTGTAGCTGCGTGTCCCCCTTtgtgctcctctgctgctgcttttcctggtaGTAACTTCCTTGTCTGGGGCTTGTTTGCTTGAGCTGCTCCGTCATCCGACGATATGGGACTGCACCGCTTGCCCAGTGCTTGTCCTCATCCTCGCAGGGTCCCTCTGGACCGCCCCCAGCTGTGGCCCCCATTTGTCTCGCTGCCTGCTGGCCACAGCAGATGCTCAGGCTTGTAGGGAAAAAAGACCCAGGGAGAGGAGCTCGCAGCTTGGGGCTTTGGGTCAGCACGGGCAAGCAGATGACTTCAGTTTGCATTTGGGCCTCCCACTGTGACACCGAGTGTGTTTTGAAGCTGGCAGCTCTTGCAGCAGCATTACACTGCATTGCTGCTGGTCCGACGGGACTGACCGCCTCCCGGAGCGGGCAAAGCAGTGGGCACGAGGAGCCCGGAGTTTTAAACCACTGAGAAGCTCTTCAAAGTACTGAggtgtcttttttccttcctgtagaTTGTCGCCAGTATACGAACAGGAGCTGTGAGGAGTGTCTGAAAAATGTCACCGTAAGTAGCAGCCATAAAACTCCCAACCTCTCGCAGCGCCTGAAAACGTAGCGTGGGCTTTGTGGGGCTGTTACAGAGCAGTTTCCCCCCTGGAAggggggctgctctgtgcccttgtCCTGAACACACTGCAAATGCCACCCACCCGTGACGGTGAGAGGGCAAACACCCCTCAGTGCTGTGGGAAGAGGTTGCTAGAAACTGCTTGGGGTTTGTCGTATGCTTTTTGAGTCGAGTAATGGAGACCCTCCATTACGGATGGGGGGGACGCGCACGGCGAAGGAGCTGAGGGGGCTGGACTGGCTGGTCAAGCTGCCCTTCCACCAGTCTGTGGGTGCCGTGGCAATGGGTGGATGCAGGATGCATACCTGAGTCTTGCCAGCCTCTGCTGCCTTATCTCCGGTATCAGCAAACTTGAACTTGAGTCAGATCTCACAGCTGACTTAGCCAGAACCAGTTTGACCAAACCTAGCCCAATACTGGTGTCGGGGATTGCAACCACCAGGAGAGGAGGGTGCAAAGCTGCTGCAGGTAGTCTGGCTGGGGAAGAGTAGTGAGGGCACACACAAACCTCTCCTGCTCATCAGCTCTGCCTTGAGTGGCTTGTCTCAAAGGCTTTCTTCTCGTCCCAAAAATGCGTCTCGGAATAAACAGGAAGGATTTGGTGATCACTACCATCAtgcaaggcaggaggagggctcTCAGCATCTTTACTTGCTCTAGAAATCTGCACTGCCCTCGCCTGCCTCTCCTGGTGCAGGCAAGCCCGTGCTGACCGACCACAACTGTTACTCCCAAGCATCCCGTTGCTGCTGGGTGGTACCTGGTCCCTGGGGGCAGGCGGTGATGGCCCTGTTGCTGCAGCTAACTGGCAGCACTGCCACGCACCAGTAACGCTGTGCTGCCTGGTTCCTGTGTCCCAGTGCCTGTGGTgtgccagcagcaggaggtgcGTGGAGTACCCCATCCGAAGAATCCTCCCCCGGGCCGACCTCTGCGAGCTCCGCTCTGCGCGCTGGGGAGTCTGCTGGGGTAAGTGGATCGCGCCCGAGCGACGACACGCTTGCATCAGCTGTAACTGCTGAGGTGCTTTAGCGCTTGCTGCTAAATGGCACTGACTGCCGCTCGCACCAGTGGTAACGGGAGGTTTCCCTTGCCTCCCTTTCTCACCGCTGGTGCGGCAATGACAGGCTGAAGTCAATCAGGGTCCTGCAAACTTCCTGAAGCGTGGGCGAGAAAGCGGAGTGTGAGCAGTTCCCTGTCTTCTGGCAAGAACCAGTGGGGCTTTAGCTACTCTAAATACATTCCTCATGCTTTGGTGTGATGGAGGCTTCCACATGTGGCCACCACCTAAGAAGAAAAGTCGAAGGCGCTctgcgggcagctgcctgtgCAAACCTTCCGGGTGCTCCAAGTGTGCACACCCGTGTCTGACTTTTTGGCAgctctttcctctgcctttccttgGTGCTCTGTTTCCTGGTGGGTGCATGCTCATGCTCAGACAGGACCCAGCTTTTGGGGGCTGGGGCAGCTAGGAAGCAAGCTGGGGCTTGATTTCTCTTACCCCCCCCCTTGATGGGGAACTTGGAGATGAATTGTGGTCACCTGACATTTATTGTGCTTGAGGCTGGGCTCTCTTCTTTACCCACAAGACAGTTAAAACCACTCCCATTCCTTGTGGAGGAAGAATCTCCTCTTTGTGAGCACTACAGTATGCTTTTCTGAAACTTGTGTAAGACCTTGAAATACTAGTTTGTGTGTGAGTAGCTTCACAAAAGGTTTCATTCTAGAAGAACGCATTCCTTAGCTTGCAAAACTCACTTTAGAGGAGATTAGTCCTGTGGGAGATTAGCTCCTAAATGAGTCTGcattttttggtgtgtgtgaCTTAAGCCTTTATCATCAGGTGGAGGAGTGCTCAGTGCTCTGCCATGGACCTCTCTCTGTGGGAAGGGGTGACCTGAACCCCAGGTTCACCCTGAAAGCCAAGGTTTCAGAAGGACCAGTACAGACATGCGCTGGTGGAGAAACTCCCTTTGGAGCTGAAGAGCCTGTCTGGGTTTGTCTCAACCCCCACTGGGCTGACTTGTGATCCTTGGCTTTTGGGCTGTCCCCTACATGACTCTGTCACAGTGCAGCCAGCGACAGCTTCACGTTGCTCCGAGGCAAGATAGTGCTGTGGACAGTCAGGTCTCAAATACCATCTTTCTCAAAGCCTTACTGGGAACACGGACCTGCAgacctccctgctgctggctgacTTGCTGGCGGGGTGCGCGAGCCTACCTGTGGGGACAAACGCAAGTGTCCGCAAGCTGGTGGCTTCCTGACTTCTGGTCTCACTGGTGACCTGCTAGGCCGTGGCAGCTGTCTGCGGTTGGTATCTGGAACCACGTTCCGTGCATGGTGCTTGCCGCAGTAGCCTGACGCAGTAAGATTTGAGAGTCAGATGGCTCAGCTGTCGGCAGCGATGAAGCTCTCCAGTGGGAGTAGGAGCTGGAGGCTTTGAAAGCAAGTTCAGTGGTGGAGTCAGCTCAGCCTGGAGCAGCCCAATAAGCCTGCTACTGCTGAGTCCCTGCAGCGAGGAGACAGGCAGGCATCTTCTGAAATGCCCTGAAATGCACCACGTGCAGTGCTCAGGCTTTCCACTGGGCTCATGGTCTGAGCTGCATGGAGAAGAGGGGATCAGAAGTGCTCTGGGCAGGCTCAGGTGCACTAGAATTTCTGTAACTTGGCTGCTGTTTGTGAAGTGGCTCCTAAACAAATATTTCCACAGGCCCAAGTCTCTGAACAGTCTGAATCATTCTTGGAAGAAACCCTCTTTGCTGCAAAGGATTTCACGTGATGTCTAGATCTGTCCGTTTTGGCTGGTGTCTCCACTGCTATTACTGCAGGAGCAGTGTAGGACGactgcctccctggggccaggGCTCAATGCCGCTGCTTCACCGCCACGTCCCAGTGGGTTTTGCGCTGTGCATAGGCGAGCAGATCCCCCAAGCCCTGGGGAAACGTGGTGGTGGGGTGCAGGAAGCAACCCTCCGCCTTCAGCTGCTTCAGCAGCACTGCTGGCCCCAAGCCGATAAATCCCAATGGGTCTTATCTCGCTTTGTCTCTCACCCAGGGACACCAGACACCCGTAAGTGCCTCCAGTCCACTGTCGTCCCATCTTGGATGACTTCGGAGGCTGGATCCTGTGGGCAGTAACTCCAGTGCCAGCTGTGGCCTCTGTTGGAGGTGGCTCCTCAGGACTGAagcctcctgttttttttcccttgatggGTTACTGTTCACCTGGATTAGCGATTAAGACAGCTTTGCTCCCATTTCTGCCAGAGGAGTTTGACCTGAGTGCGTTTGTTCTTGCCTTTCCTCATAGAGCGCTATAGTTAGCAGCTACATATACTCTGTTGGTGTGTACGTGCTGGTGCCAACACTTGTTATACCTATAGATAACAATGTCCACCGTGCTTTCCCAGGCTGTTAGGCATGTCTCCAGCCCAGTGACTGAAGCCCCTGGTGACAGCAGCTGTACGCTTGTAAATATTGTAACTCCAGGCAGCCGTGTATTCGTGTGCTAAATGTGTTTTGTCGAATCCTTTAGTGAACTTTGAAGCCCTGATCATTGCGATGTCTGTGGTGGGAGGAACGATCCTTATCATGTTGggggtctgctgctgctgctgctgttgtaagaaaaagagcaaaaagcaagTATCGGCGGGGTGCCCTGTTTTCTCGGAGTAGCTCAGATGCAACCACACGCTGTTGCAGAACTGAGTGCTGAGCGCCGCTAACGGGCTCTTCTGTCTGTCAGGCCAGACAAGGATGACGAGAGAGCGGCCAGGGAGCGGGAGAAGAGGCGAGTGCggcaggaggagaggtgaggttgtcctgcagcccctgctcccctaTGAAGGAGCCACACTGCCTCAGGCTGCAGAACCATTTGGCTCCTGTCTCTACCGTCAAATGTGATGCCAGGAGGCACATGGGGCTCGACACGTGCAGCCAGTGGCTGCTTCAACCTCGGCACGAACATAAACCTCACGAGCAATGTCTTTCTGGGGTGACTCGTGGATGCAGCATCACAACGGTGTTGTGTATCCAACTCCCTGAGGGCTGCTGTCGTGCGTGGGCTCTGGTGGTCCTCAGTGCTTTCAGGAGGTGGGTGGTGGGGGGCTGAGCAAACCTGGCAGCCTGGAGCTCCCTGGGTTGGGAAGAAGCAAGGAGCTGTAGCTTCTCTTGCTTGGTTTTGTATTCCCAGTCACTGATTCGtggtttttctgtttgcttcttgcAGGAGAGCAGAGATGAAATCACGGCACGATGAAATCCGAAGAAAATATGGTAGAGTGCTGATGCTAGTGATTCAAACTAAGCTTTAGATCGAGCAGCCTCAGTAACTGTGTTCCTTGCTATGGTTACAGCTGCAGAGGAGACCTGGCCAGCAGGGAAAACAGTCTCTGCTTCCCCTGTCTCAGTGAATTGCCCTCTTGCCCTCTGGGAGCAAGAATAGAGATGCTCGGGTCATGGCGTGAGACCCCACACAAGTGCTGCTCCTCTTGGGCAGGGGACCTGTGTCCTCTGAACTCACCATGAGAGAGAAGCTGCTGGGGCTTGACTGGAGGGGAGAAGCAGAAGCTGCTAGACACAGCACCAGCTGTAACGCTGCTGCCCTTCAGGCATGGCTCTCTGGCAGCCCTGTGGTCACCGAGTGGTCAgcagcccggggtggggggccAGGCGGGTGCCCGGGTGCCcacagctgcaggagcacagagcAGGCACCAGCCCGACCACGGAGCCGGTTCTCTGTGGCAGCAGCAGTTCCCAGAGAGGTGGCTcagtccccagggtgctgggagtGCACAGCTCCCTCCTGGGGCTGGACTGTCCTTCAGGTGAGTCCCATGGCCCCAGGGCAGGTGGGGACCTGCCCGAGGGGGACAGCAGCCTGGAAAGAAGGGGGGAGCAGCCAGTTGCTCAGAGCTGGTGGAGGAGTCTCTCCTGCCTGGCTGTCAGGGCTGCTGGGGGCTCTCCCACCGTGGCTGTGGAGCGGGGAGCAGTTGGGCTCATGCAAACTGGGCATAGTGGTCTCtggcttttggggagggggggctaTAGGGAAAGCTGAAGAcctttcctctgcctgcagcttctgTCTACTGCAGGTCCAGGTTGGGCAGGAGATCTGGAGGTCTCTGGCTGGGCTGGCTCCTCTGGGGGAGGAAGAGCAGGCAAAGCTGTGCCTGAAGGAGCACTTGGTGGGGGAAGCACCTCGTGGAAGTGGAAGAGCTGTGCTGCAGGACTTTCTTGCCGTGGCAGGGCTCTGTCTTGCTGCAGCCTGACTGCAGAGTTTGCAGTCTTGTCCTTTCTGGCTGTTCCTCCTCAAAAATgttgggctggggctgggaatgCAGCCAACAGAGTGGCACGGGGGCTTGTCACTGGCCTAGAAGTCAGCCCTGTATCcttgctctgctctctctgtgGATGTAGGAGCAGGGAGCAGGTCTAAGAAGGGCTTGAATTTAATTTGAGGCTCACTTCTTCCGAGTCCAGTCCAACAGAAGGAGTGTGCAGAAGGGGTGCTCTGGAAGATCAGTCATGCTGCTTTACCTGGGAGAGGAGTTTGCCATCAGATCGAGCTTCTTAATGGGTCTCTCCTCCTGTGCAGAGGAGGAGAGCGAAACAGTGCTGACTGCATGCACAGCTCGAGTAAGAGCAGGTCTTTCGGAAGGACTGCAGGACAGGAGGCTGGATGAAGCACGAATGACAAAGAGTTGTAACTAAGAACTAGGCTTCTTGCTGGCCGTGACTGGCGCGGCTGCTGCTGTCTGAACGAATGTCTCTTCTCTTCTAGGGCTGTTCAAGGAAGAGAACCCTTACGCAAAATTTGAGAATTAGCACCTCCGGCCCTGCTCACCCCAGGGAACTGtgccttcctgcagagctgcagggttCTACACTTCCCCTGCCGTGAGGAGACCACCATGGTGCCACTTCCCGCTTCAGCTGCCACAGAAGATGAGCCAAATGCTTGGTGACAACATTGTCCCCACTCCAGATGCTTGGTTTGCTCCAGAGCTTCGCTCTTGCTCTGCTGGTGCAGGAAAATGTGGTGGCAATACCGGAGAACAGGTTTCTTCTCACTCACCCCTGGGGTGGTAACGGAGTCCAAAGCAATACAGATAACAGTCCTTGTCCCTGGCCAAGGGCAAAAGCAACCTTATGCATCTTTCTTGCTCCTGCCTCACCAAATaccctgcacacacacagagccaggctcttctgtcCACTGccccttcttttctctgttttttcttttagtgtaGGCAAAAGCCAGCAAGAGTTTCTTGACTCATAGGTCAGCAGGAGGCCTTGGCTGTTACTCCAGGTGCCTCTACTTGTCCCAGCACATGAGCATTCCTTTCAGAAAGCACAAGGTTATCTCGGGCCTCCAGGAGGAAGGTCCTGTGTGCACCTTCTCACTTGCAATTAATCTGGGGAAATGCTCCAACTCTCCTACCTCTCTGTGCCTTTCTAGAAAGGTGGTCTCCTGGGCTTGATGGCCACAGCTGATGGTGATACTGTAGGATTCAGATGCCTTTACAATATGACTATATATTAAACTGATTTGATTACTATCCTAGTCTGAGTGAGTTTAATTCTGCTTCCACACCAGGTACGGGCTGGCAGGGCACGGCTGCTCTGCCGTGTGATAGGAAAGGTGGGACAAGCAGCTGCTGCCCTGAAGGAGATGAAATCCCTGGTAAAGACTGAGCTGTGAGCAGAGGCCTCTGGCCTGCAGGTGGAGGATGACCGTGCTGGGGTGGCCCGCCATCGCCGCGGCTGCTTCCACCCCTACACGGGGCcgtggcagaggcagcagggggGCCCTGgagggctgtgtccagtgctgggctccccaggacagaGAGACAGGGACAGACTgcagagagtccagcaaagggccaccaaggtgagcaaggggctggagcatctccccagtgaggaggggctgagagagctggggctgttcagcctgcagaagagaaggctcgggggatcTGCTCCATATCTGTATCccaatatctgaagggagggtgcaaagaagacggagcctggctctttccagtggtgcccagggtCCAGCCGGCGCAGGGTGGCCCTCCTTCAGcaggggcttggaccagatgacctccggcggtccctgccacccccacctgCTCTATGAGTGTGTGATGCTGgcacaacaaccaccaccaacagGGACCGCCTGAAAGGGACCGGAGCAAACGCGGAGGTGTGAAGCACGCTGCCGGATGGGCTTTGCATCACAGGGTCTGTCTCTGAGGCTGGGGGAGCTCCTGGGTGCGTCCCGGAGAGCCTTGTGACGTCACCAGAGAGTCACAGTCACCCCATGACGTCACTTGCAATGGGCAGCTATACGTGCCAGCGCCGCGTGCTGCCGGCGGCACACGAGACGTCAAGTCCTGTGGGCAGCACGCGAGCCATCGAGTCCTGCCAACGGCACGCCAGACGTTGTGACCTGCCAGCAACCGAGGAGCCGCCGAGTCCCGCCAACGGAACCCAAGACTTTGAGTCCCGCCAGCGGCAGCCATCAAGTCCCGCCAGCAGCAGACGAGACATCAAGTGCCACCAGCAGCTGACAGGACACCAAGACCCGGCAGCAGCACTGGAGGCGTCCAGGCACGAGCCGGCGGCGCCGGCAGCCGCCGGGATCTCCCGGCGGGGGGACACCTGCCCCATCTGCCTGGGTCCCCTCGAAGGCCCCTCCGGCGTGGACCCGTGCGGGCATGTGTTCTGCCATGCCTGCATCCAGCGCTGGGCCGCCAGCACCGTCCCTGCCACCTGCCCGCTCTGCCGGCGGCCCATCATG
The sequence above is a segment of the Calonectris borealis chromosome 9, bCalBor7.hap1.2, whole genome shotgun sequence genome. Coding sequences within it:
- the PTTG1IP gene encoding pituitary tumor-transforming gene 1 protein-interacting protein, which encodes MAAALRLCAALALALLPAAAAQDVAGDCRQYTNRSCEECLKNVTCLWCASSRRCVEYPIRRILPRADLCELRSARWGVCWVNFEALIIAMSVVGGTILIMLGVCCCCCCCKKKSKKPDKDDERAAREREKRRVRQEERRAEMKSRHDEIRRKYGLFKEENPYAKFEN